From Hydractinia symbiolongicarpus strain clone_291-10 chromosome 11, HSymV2.1, whole genome shotgun sequence, the proteins below share one genomic window:
- the LOC130613988 gene encoding phosphatidylinositol 4-phosphate 3-kinase C2 domain-containing subunit alpha-like: MAANNAPKTGLLIDFEENDDQSASDTTISSPNDVHAIRTRKSIPDLEQVFLTELEYYRNHIPVYQPNDFFRKPEDDEESNHAMKDPENMLLPITKSASLNSMEEAPPLPPRPPRPPKRTKSSSESELLERLKEAGVIISEVLIPISSNNHSASSDDIDTLFQDQKSLSRPKSCDSRLQIESNDRMRNSTGIKSNTLPSGLLQFDSLTDNASFSHKHARESLLTQSDRKIKTLSAQDLLTLEDVERVKSLSFVESGPKPPPRPVSPNINRFSCPPGVGSELNPQVDNTKIFFGNSLFQKAKERNDEAIAFRSLIADVRKLYRCSDLTTNPGYISPAVVKNNAIHDGDVNVCVYFETLPEPRSFTCKLSCTSNQVIASSIAHFRGDCSELDLLSDQYVLKVIGYTMYMHGDTKLCDYVHVQESLIHGANLNLSIVRRNHVNVELSRDQKDDEEDCSGVHFQHYFNIPASLTVSEQGLTVLLDTYNKEVAELIKNVSKTNENKYVPDKLIQVVKAISSALANVELLQIQDAVNMLLSLKKSTNKFRTISHHPRDQHNFNQYLNPMYFDRGRFHLALEKLTAGVYSLIKLYCKAFQTQFTPLESEQRHGEFSNVYERIDPRSLTDKFIVRLSSVHRLPSQWKHNYEQFEVSVGLYYGGHSLCPVRRSQKSRVCVGFFELIRFDELLEFDIVVKKIPREAKLGYVLHGLSPPKKGTDGKTVLGWFTCNMYSYEGFLQTGSRLFGLLNDDEFNPVATCATNNIQRANTVIAKIDFQVYHTEVIFPEPVLLSGNISHENERYSEREIQYIVSKMLQKDLGIITKEEKRVIWDARFSLLHLPNALVYVLVSVPSWDSENVVDVHLTLSCWCRLPPGDALELLQADYPDKMVRETAVLWLADMPNDDLCECLLEVVQALKYEAYHNSALAQFLIKRALANPRIAHYLFWHLKYYTGDRQFCQRFQLVLSGLLSVCGVRLRSQLSKQDALIVSLSTVASKVKDAKESLRTVILQKELANLNRQLDSTVRLPLDPAIKISSVTPENSSYFSSNTVPLKVAFRNVDPRGDEINVMFKIGDDLRKDLVTQLMFGVMNKLWINEGLDLDMMLYKVLPTGPLTGLIEIVPNATTFREIHVQHGLTGSFKDDSLALWLQRFNSSEKEYHKAVQNFTASAAGYCVATYLLGIGDRHNDNIMLTKNGHVFHIDFSKFMGDVQKFGSIKRDRVPFVLTPDMAYVINNGVTSTQNFQKFIEYCCTAFNIIRRNSHVVLNLLGLMVYSGIAYLSHKEDLSYVSEALQLHLNEEEATMYFTRLIENSLSSRSTQLNFFIHNVAQMKNVTDTILRSSRSSPLFSFANKVHSAEEDGIVTSARVVDFQKRYVPDKHYVFVINVTRENLKGPKFVFRRFEDFQELHAKLSYIFNVFSGTVLPDLPAKIIIGRSQIREVAVKRRGELDHYLNLLSNIQDVWGSEIVSSFLHSYIKDVEEERRFAEFVTLLQDGRKSRIGGKLKLSLVYKNNSLRLLIMHATNLIPRRLQGLANPYVKCYLLPDPLKRSKTKTKVCRKSLNPTFNETIVYDLSWEIVRNRILQVTVWDYDNLVENEFLGGVHFYLSTFDLKEKRTDWYTLTDVELNE; this comes from the coding sequence atacaaCCATATCATCACCCAACGATGTACACGCGATAAGAACAAGAAAGTCTATTCCGGATTTAGAACAAGTCTTTCTGACAGAACTCGAGTATTATCGCAATCACATACCAGTGTATCAACCAAATGATTTCTTTCGGAAACCTGAAGACGACGAAGAGTCAAACCATGCAATGAAAGACCCCGAGAATATGCTGCTTCCTATTACAAAATCTGCTTCCTTGAATTCAATGGAGGAAGCTCCACCTCTTCCTCCTCGTCCTCCTCGTCCACCAAAACGCACCAAATCAAGCAGTGAATCAGAGTTATTGGAACGTTTAAAAGAAGCTGGTGTGATTATTTCAGAAGTTTTAATCCCGATATCGTCGAACAATCATAGTGCCAGTTCGGATGATATAGATACGCTGTTTCAAGATCAAAAGTCTCTGTCACGCCCAAAGTCATGCGATTCTCGTTTGCAGATTGAATCAAATGATAGGATGAGAAATAGCACCGGAATTAAATCGAATACTTTGCCAAGTGGTTTACTGCAATTTGATTCATTAACTGACAATGCATCTTTTAGTCATAAACATGCAAGGGAAAGTTTGCTCACACAAAGTGATCGAAAAATTAAAACGTTGTCAGCACAGGACTTACTCACTCTTGAAGACGTCGAGAGAGTAAAAAGCCTGTCGTTTGTTGAGAGTGGACCGAAACCTCCACCAAGACCGGTGTCGCCGAACATAAACAGATTCTCGTGTCCGCCCGGCGTGGGATCAGAATTAAACCCTCAGGTTGACAACACTAAGATATTCTTTGGGAATAGTTTGTTTCAAAAAGCGAAAGAAAGAAACGATGAGGCGATCGCGTTCAGATCTTTAATAGCAGATGTTCGAAAACTTTACCGTTGCTCTGATTTAACTACAAACCCGGGGTATATTTCACCAGCggttgttaaaaacaatgccATTCATGATGGCGACGTAAACGTGtgtgtttattttgaaactctGCCTGAGCCTAGAAGTTTTACGTGCAAGTTGTCATGCACGTCAAATCAAGTGATTGCAAGTTCTATCGCACACTTTCGCGGAGACTGCTCTGAGCTGGATCTTTTATCCGACCAGTATGTGCTTAAAGTAATCGGTTATACGATGTATATGCATGGTGATACAAAATTATGTGATTACGTCCACGTGCAGGAAAGCCTTATACACGGTGCGAACTTAAATTTATCGATCGTGCGTCGAAACCACGTGAATGTGGAGTTGTCACGTGACCAAAAAGACGATGAGGAGGATTGTAGTGGTGTTCATTTTCAGCATTATTTTAACATTCCCGCGTCACTGACAGTGTCGGAGCAAGGTCTGACGGTTTTATTAGATACTTACAACAAGGAAGTTGCtgagctcatcaaaaatgtttcaaaaaccaATGAGAATAAGTACGTTCCCGACAAACTAATTCAGGTTGTGAAAGCTATATCAAGCGCTCTTGCCAACGTGGAGTTGCTTCAAATTCAAGACGCAGTCAACATgttgctttctttaaaaaaatctacGAATAAATTCAGAACTATTAGCCATCATCCCAGAGACCAGCATAATTTTAACCAGTATTTGAATCCCATGTACTTTGATCGAGGTCGTTTTCATCTAGCGTTAGAAAAACTCACCGCTGGTGTTTACTCGTTAATCAAATTATACTGCAAGGCGTTCCAAACACAATTCACGCCCCTCGAATCTGAACAACGCCACGGTGAATTTTCTAACGTTTACGAACGTATCGATCCCCGCTCTCTGACAGACAAATTTATTGTCCGTTTATCGTCTGTGCACCGGCTGCCGTCACAATGGAAACATAATTACGAACAGTTCGAAGTTTCCGTAGGGTTATATTATGGCGGACATTCGCTCTGTCCGGTTAGACGTTCGCAGAAGTCGAGAGTGTGTGTAGGCTTTTTCGAGTTGATTAGGTTCGATGAGTTACTCGAATTTGatattgttgttaaaaaaatacctcGCGAGGCTAAGTTGGGTTATGTCTTGCATGGTTTGAGCCCACCGAAGAAAGGTACAGATGGCAAGACTGTGCTAGGTTGGTTCACATGCAACATGTACAGTTATGAGGGCTTTCTTCAGACAGGGAGCAGATTGTTCGGATTGCTTAACGATGACGAATTCAACCCAGTAGCGACATGCGCTACGAACAATATCCAAAGAGCCAATACTGTTATCGCAAAAATTGATTTTCAAGTTTACCATACCGAAGTAATATTTCCTGAGCCAGTTTTGTTGTCTGGCAACATAAGTCATGAGAATGAACGTTATAGCGAGCGAGAAATACAGTATATCGTTAGTAAAATGCTACAGAAAGATCTCGGCATCATAACAAAAGAGGAAAAGCGTGTCATTTGGGATGCCAGGTTTTCTTTGTTACACCTCCCAAATGCGTTGGTTTACGTCCTAGTGTCCGTGCCGAGTTGGGATTCCGAGAATGTAGTTGACGTACATTTAACATTAAGTTGTTGGTGCAGGCTTCCACCTGGTGATGCTTTGGAGCTCCTTCAGGCTGATTATCCCGataaaatggttcgggaaactGCCGTGCTATGGTTGGCTGACATGCCGAATGACGACTTATGCGAATGTTTGCTTGAAGTAGTACAGGCGTTGAAATACGAGGCTTACCATAATTCCGCACTTGcacaatttttgataaaaagagCCTTGGCCAACCCAAGAATTGCACATTATTTGTTTTGGCATTTAAAATACTATACCGGTGACCGGCAATTTTGTCAACGCTTTCAGCTTGTCTTAAGTGGATTATTAAGTGTTTGTGGCGTGCGGCTGCGTTCTCAGTTATCCAAACAAGATGCGCTAATTGTTTCACTCTCAACCGTGGCTAGCAAAGTTAAAGACGCTAAGGAGTCGCTACGGACGGTTATTTTGCAGAAAGAACTTGCTAACTTAAACAGACAGCTCGATTCGACTGTACGATTGCCGCTTGATCCTGCCATCAAAATTTCCTCCGTCACTCCGGAGAATTCGTCGTATTTTTCAAGCAATACTGTTCCGCTGAAGGTCGCCTTTCGAAATGTTGACCCGCGAGGTGATGAAATCAACGTCATGTTTAAAATTGGGGATGATCTACGAAAAGATTTAGTCACTCAGTTGATGTTCGGAGTGATGAACAAGTTATGGATAAACGAGGGATTAGATCTCGACATGATGCTATACAAGGTTTTACCGACAGGACCGCTGACCGGTCTTATCGAAATTGTTCCCAACGCTACAACTTTCCGCGAAATACACGTTCAACATGGCTTAACTGGATCGTTCAAAGACGATTCGTTAGCATTGTGGCTGCAAAGATTCAACTCTTCTGAAAAGGAATATCACAAAGCTGTTCAAAATTTCACTGCGTCCGCTGCTGGATATTGCGTTGCCACGTACCTACTTGGCATAGGTGACCGACATAACGACAATATTATGTTGACAAAGAATGGCCATGTGTTCCACATCGACTTTAGTAAGTTTATGGGCGATGTGCAGAAATTTGGCAGCATCAAAAGAGATCGTGTACCGTTTGTTTTGACGCCGGATATGGCTTACGTCATCAATAATGGCGTGACATCTActcaaaattttcagaaatttattgAGTATTGCTGCACAGCATTTAATATAATTCGGCGAAATAGTCACGTAGTGTTGAATTTGTTGGGATTAATGGTGTACTCTGGGATTGCTTATCTCTCGCACAAGGAAGATTTATCTTACGTGAGCGAGGCACTGCAATTGCATTTAAACGAGGAAGAAGCAACCATGTACTTCACGAGACTAATCGAGAATAGCTTGTCGTCTCGCTCAACCCAGTTAAACTTTTTCATTCATAACGTCGCTCAGATGAAAAATGTTACGGATACGATTTTAAGAAGCTCTCGTTCCAGCCCCCTGTTCTCGTTTGCTAATAAAGTACACAGTGCAGAAGAAGACGGTATAGTGACATCGGCAAGAGTCGTTGACTTTCAGAAACGATACGTACCCGATAAGCATTATGTATTTGTTATTAACGTAACAAGGGAAAATCTAAAAGGCCCGAAATTTGTGTTTCGGCGTTTCGAAGATTTCCAAGAGCTCCATGCGAAGCTAAGCTATATTTTTAACGTATTTAGTGGCACTGTTTTACCAGATCTCCCTGCAAAAATAATTATCGGGCGAAGTCAAATACGGGAAGTAGCGGTTAAAAGACGAGGGGAGTTGGACCATTATTTAAACTTGCTTTCGAACATCCAAGATGTTTGGGGTTCAGAGATCGTCTCTTCGTTCTTGCACAGTTACATCAAAGACGTCGAAGAAGAAAGAAGGTTCGCAGAATTCGTGACGTTGCTACAAGACGGGCGAAAGTCGCGCATAGGAGGTAAACTCAAATTATCGTTGGTTTATAAAAATAACTCACTTCGACTACTTATCATGCACGCTACTAACTTAATACCCAGGCGCCTTCAAGGGTTAGCCAATCCGTACGTAAAATGTTACTTGCTACCAGATCCCTTGAAGCGCtcaaaaacgaaaacgaaaGTTTGTCGAAAGTCGTTGAACCCGACATTTAACGAAACGATAGTCTACGACCTGTCATGGGAAATTGTGAGAAACAGAATTTTACAGGTTACAGTATGGGATTACGATAATTTAGTGGAGAACGAATTTTTAGGGGGTGtccatttttatttatcaacttttgatttaaaagagaaaagaacTGATTGGTACACGTTAACTGATGTGGAATTAAATGAATAA